TTAGAATAAGCATGCTGAGGAGATGTTACAACGGTTTGGGATGAATCAGTGCAACTCACTTCAAACTCCAATTGTAACTTATAAATTTGTAAAGTTACTAATAATTAGATCTCAAGAAAGTAGAGTCACACCAACGATactttttgtattaaaaaaataggagttTTGGATAGATGTCACACCAACGATGCTTTTTGTTTGCCttgtttaaatgtttttttgttcTCAGCATGCTTTTTGATTGCTTTTGTTATGCTGAGACACTCTGTGTGAAATAACTGCTGCtgccaaaaaaatttatcatgttCCATCTTCTTAATACAATAAGTCAATAGACCAATGTGTTACCAAATTAAGATAACAGGTTGATTTGGACTCATCAaagttgattttagttttgTTAACTAGTAAGTTCAGAGCATCATTTAAGTaactacaagaaaaaaatattaaatatataaatcataagATCATATCAAAAAATTCATGAAcagtctctttatttttttttccataaaaatatttttattttaaattttttaaataatatcctCATAACATTGGTTAACACCCAAGTTTAAAATTTAGTAGTGCTAGATAAATTCTCTGAGATGATGTacagataaaaataagataaattagaaaattttaaggagatattttttttataaaaattaggtATATGTATTGGTTTTAATTTACagagaaatataatttatattttctttttatgtaaatgttatgaaaaaattattcaaattcaattctaaatcttaatgtttttttttgacagaattctaaatcttaaatttaataacttgattttggaaaaatataataattgtaaacaagtttaatattattaacaaaatacTGAATTAATTacagtaaaaaaactaaaattagttaactttttcttaataggtataaattaattataaattataaacgtTTTGCATGCGTGTAGGGACGGAAGAAAGACTCGACATTTACTGgtatatttaaattgaaatatagtaaattaatttaattatgtataaaaaaaggtcttgaaatatatataaaaaaataaatttcacaattagattaataaaatgtaatacaataaaaacattattctaCTTAAAGttactttgaaaataatttgatcGTTGGTCATTTAAAATACACacgcataatatattttttatggtttttaactagtaaaataaattgttacaaatattttaagataattaaaaattagttgttACATTTTAGTGGAGAGACTtgatgacaaaaataaaaaatcaaacaaaagaaatattaaagaacaagatgaatgaaataaaagtttaaaaacttaaaattaaagttgGTGAAATATTTAGaactaaaactattttatattaaattcattttttatttattatttacctAATTAACCTTCTCCCCAGTATTTACATAATAAACCCCCTTATTATTCAAGGTGTGAATTCGCATTGGACAAACCCGAATtcactgtattttttttaaaaaacaaaaatgttataaattcaGATTCTCTAATCCAAATTTACAatgtggttttttattttactttcaaaaataatgttaatttttattacatttttaatatatgttttttattatttgtacttaaatttcttttggtgatgtataatttaagttttattttttgatgtCCTAATTATTAAGTTTAAGTTAGTTTAGTATTTTAAACAACGTCCAAATTGACTGTTGCTGAAAGTCATTTGATTTTGACCGAGTTAAagagttattttattttgaacttcACTTAAGTGCCATAGTTTACATGTCAATAGAATTAACGATACTAATTCATGTCTTGAATTTGTGCAAAAACAGTTCAAAATGgttcctaaaaaaatatttgacacccttataaacaaaaaatatatttttaaatgtattacaaaaaaatttaaaaaagaagttaatatcaatttaaaaaataaaataaagaaaaacacgTTGTGAATTCAAGTTGGAGGGTTAATTAGGTAAAtaccaaattaaaaatgaatattaacgtaaaaaacataagaatatttttttttcaagaaaagtaAGGGCCCGTGGTTTTCTGTAGAAAAGTCTAGAAGTTGGAATTTTGAGAACAAATGGAATTTTCTGGAAAGCACACGATTATTCCTCCACTTCATATAACTACCCTCGTGCTCGTGTTCTTCACGCAGTGTCTGTGTTACAACTTACGGCTAAATTCTCAAAGATTTAAACTTTGTCTCAGAGTTTCCAAATTCACCCAACCCCAGAGAGAAAATGTCTCTAATCCCAAATTTCTTCGGTGGCAGAAGGAGCAACGTTTTCGATCCTTTTTCCCTCGACGTCTGGGACCCCTTCAAGGATTTTCCTTTCCCAAACACTCTTTCTTCAGCTTCCTTTCCTGAATTTTCTCGGGAAAATTCTGCATTCGTGAGCACTCGTGTGGATTGGAAGGAGACCCCAGAAGCACACGTATTCAAGGCTGATATTCCAGGGCTGAAGAAGGAGGAAGTGAAGGTTCAGATTGAAGATGATAAGGTTCTTCAGATAAGCGGAGAGAGGAACGTTGAGAAGGAAGATAGGAATAACACGTGGCATCGCGTGGAGCGTAGCAGCGGC
The nucleotide sequence above comes from Glycine soja cultivar W05 chromosome 11, ASM419377v2, whole genome shotgun sequence. Encoded proteins:
- the LOC114376869 gene encoding 18.5 kDa class I heat shock protein-like, with the protein product MSLIPNFFGGRRSNVFDPFSLDVWDPFKDFPFPNTLSSASFPEFSRENSAFVSTRVDWKETPEAHVFKADIPGLKKEEVKVQIEDDKVLQISGERNVEKEDRNNTWHRVERSSGKFMRRFRLPENAKVDKVKASMENGVLTVTVPKEEVKKADVKNIQISG